The following proteins are co-located in the Myxococcales bacterium genome:
- a CDS encoding diguanylate cyclase, with amino-acid sequence MDAKLKILVGEGDEINRRILQNCLHEWGYDVLPCENGQAVWERFSAGDVHLVITDWSLPTLSGPDLVRKIRSHSKAEYTYIIMQTTHHDRQALLEGFDLGIDDYIPKPFNKSELAARVQVGSRFVQLAQERLQTRKRLEELATTDSLTGLFNRRSAMEKLEIEIERCRRAAEPLVLIMLDLDNFKLINDKHGHLTGDLVIRHIASLLRQSVRGSDLLARLGGEEFLIVLPNTNLYFGLTLAERLREAIATQPAVRETGECYFITASLGLALFDPGEPRSIKELIGQADRALYRAKSGGRNQICRIDG; translated from the coding sequence ATGGACGCGAAACTGAAAATTCTGGTGGGCGAAGGCGACGAGATCAATCGGCGCATTCTCCAAAACTGCCTGCACGAATGGGGCTATGACGTGCTGCCCTGCGAGAACGGACAGGCGGTCTGGGAACGTTTTTCGGCGGGTGACGTTCACCTGGTCATCACCGATTGGTCGCTGCCGACCCTCAGCGGACCCGACCTGGTGCGGAAAATCCGTTCCCATTCCAAAGCCGAATACACGTACATCATCATGCAGACCACGCACCACGATCGGCAGGCGCTGTTGGAGGGCTTCGATCTGGGCATCGACGATTACATCCCCAAGCCGTTCAACAAGAGCGAATTGGCGGCGCGCGTGCAGGTCGGCAGCCGCTTCGTGCAACTGGCCCAGGAACGCCTGCAAACCCGCAAGCGGCTCGAGGAACTCGCGACGACCGACAGCCTGACGGGCCTGTTCAACCGCCGATCGGCGATGGAAAAGCTGGAAATCGAAATAGAGCGCTGCCGGCGGGCCGCCGAACCGCTGGTGCTCATCATGCTGGACCTGGACAATTTCAAATTGATCAACGACAAGCACGGCCATCTGACCGGCGACCTGGTCATCCGGCACATCGCGTCGCTGCTGCGGCAAAGCGTCCGCGGCTCGGACCTTCTGGCGCGGCTGGGCGGCGAGGAATTTCTGATCGTTCTGCCCAACACCAATTTGTATTTCGGCCTGACGCTGGCCGAGCGGCTGCGCGAGGCGATCGCCACGCAGCCCGCCGTCCGCGAGACCGGCGAGTGCTACTTCATCACCGCCAGCCTGGGCCTGGCGCTGTTCGATCCCGGCGAACCGCGGTCGATCAAGGAATTGATCGGCCAGGCGGACCGGGCGCTTTACCGCGCGAAGAGCGGCGGGCGCAACCAGATTTGCCGGATTGACGGTTAG
- a CDS encoding response regulator, protein MTQEFQPTPDTRPRILIVDDEIVNIEVLRVMLERYEDYRVFHTSSVFDALPLARRLFPDVILLDVMMPQKSGFMMIEEIRRSESKLARVPVIVMTAASEEEIRLRALNLGANDFLEKPFHIAELRARIRNNLRIKHFEDELERQNQQLEQRVLARTAELTRSRVEIIRRLGKAAEFRDDETGQHVARVGAACAIIAGRLGLPAERIELIFHASPMHDIGKIAIPDSILLKKGRLTPEEFEVMKRHTVYGADLFRPLGHLNWDFLRHQPTRADSFDGHDQPILQVACSIALNHHERWDGKGYPHGLAGEEIPLEGRITAVADVFDALMSDRPYKKAFSLERSLEIIKEGSGTQFDAEVVECFFASLEDISRARRFFADTTVSEKTPAP, encoded by the coding sequence ATGACTCAGGAATTTCAACCGACCCCGGATACCCGTCCGCGCATTCTGATCGTCGATGATGAAATCGTGAACATCGAAGTGTTGCGGGTCATGCTCGAACGGTACGAGGACTATCGCGTTTTCCATACCAGCTCGGTTTTCGACGCGCTGCCGCTGGCCCGGCGATTGTTTCCCGACGTCATTTTGCTCGATGTCATGATGCCGCAGAAATCGGGCTTCATGATGATCGAGGAGATCCGCCGTTCCGAATCCAAGCTGGCGCGAGTGCCGGTGATCGTCATGACGGCCGCCAGCGAGGAAGAGATTCGCCTGCGCGCGCTGAACCTCGGCGCCAACGATTTTCTGGAAAAGCCGTTCCACATCGCGGAACTGCGCGCCCGCATCCGGAACAACCTGCGGATCAAGCATTTCGAGGACGAGTTGGAGCGGCAGAATCAGCAACTCGAGCAACGTGTCCTGGCACGGACGGCCGAACTGACCCGCAGCCGGGTGGAAATCATCCGCCGGCTCGGCAAAGCCGCCGAGTTTCGCGACGACGAAACCGGCCAGCACGTCGCCCGTGTCGGCGCGGCCTGCGCCATCATCGCCGGACGGCTCGGCCTTCCGGCCGAACGGATCGAATTGATTTTTCACGCCAGCCCGATGCACGACATCGGCAAGATCGCCATCCCCGACAGCATCCTGTTGAAAAAAGGCCGCCTCACCCCCGAAGAGTTCGAGGTGATGAAGCGGCACACGGTGTACGGCGCCGATCTCTTCCGGCCGCTCGGCCATCTGAACTGGGATTTTTTGCGCCACCAGCCGACCCGCGCCGATTCGTTCGACGGCCATGACCAGCCGATCCTCCAGGTGGCGTGTTCCATCGCGCTGAATCATCACGAACGCTGGGACGGCAAGGGATATCCGCACGGCCTGGCCGGCGAGGAAATCCCGCTCGAGGGGCGGATCACGGCGGTGGCGGACGTTTTCGACGCCCTGATGTCCGACCGGCCCTACAAAAAGGCTTTTTCGCTGGAGCGTTCGCTGGAAATCATTAAAGAAGGCAGCGGCACACAGTTCGATGCCGAAGTCGTGGAATGTTTCTTCGCTTCGCTGGAGGATATTTCGCGCGCCCGTCGGTTCTTCGCCGACACCACCGTCTCCGAAAAAACTCCCGCGCCCTAA
- a CDS encoding response regulator — protein sequence MKVPDDTVSNVMIFDRDPEVIDLLYRLLSKNGFQVTTETDWHRAIELGRTNRFAVVLAECNLQDLDGLFLLKSIAEKNPTIQVILMTGATLPERVMSAYTLGVSGYLFKPFTNLNEVLHTVHMAVYRYQRWISALRRAQSQNESVSGAV from the coding sequence ATGAAAGTACCTGACGATACCGTAAGCAATGTCATGATTTTCGACCGCGATCCCGAGGTCATCGATCTTCTCTACCGGTTGCTTTCGAAAAACGGCTTTCAGGTGACGACCGAAACCGATTGGCACAGAGCCATTGAGCTGGGCCGCACCAACCGCTTTGCCGTCGTGTTGGCCGAATGCAACCTGCAGGACTTGGACGGTCTCTTTCTGCTGAAGTCCATCGCCGAAAAAAATCCGACCATTCAAGTGATCCTGATGACCGGCGCCACGTTACCGGAACGAGTCATGTCGGCCTATACCCTTGGGGTGTCCGGCTATCTGTTCAAACCGTTTACGAATCTGAACGAAGTGTTACACACGGTGCACATGGCGGTATACCGTTACCAACGCTGGATTTCCGCTCTCCGGCGGGCTCAAAGCCAAAACGAGAGCGTTTCGGGCGCGGTCTGA
- the aroF gene encoding 3-deoxy-7-phosphoheptulonate synthase has product MTLRLEQEGVDDGLEEIRAWPGVRRVAKLASGQRLSQMPATPRRERVAVTPDFRIGAPDFALIAGPCSVESQTQVTEIAAAVKEAGARMLRGGAFKPRTSPYEFGGLGRRGLEYLAAARAATGLPIVTEVLHRDELDLVAEYADVLQIGSRSMYNNALLFAAGRHPAGKPILLKRAFSATITEVLEAAEHILLGRFQAGLDEPRLILCERGIRLFNDLLRFSFDVSAIPHLRARTPLPVIADPSHPAGDRRYVEPLALAATAAGADGLIVEVSNYPYQAWCDSAQCLSIDEFRRLTDKAKVIARTVRD; this is encoded by the coding sequence ATGACGCTCCGCCTGGAACAGGAAGGAGTGGATGATGGCCTGGAGGAAATCCGCGCCTGGCCGGGGGTTCGCCGGGTCGCCAAACTGGCGAGCGGGCAACGGCTGAGTCAGATGCCGGCGACGCCGCGCCGCGAGCGCGTGGCGGTGACCCCGGACTTCCGGATCGGCGCCCCGGACTTTGCCCTCATCGCCGGTCCCTGCTCGGTGGAAAGCCAGACGCAGGTGACGGAAATCGCGGCCGCCGTCAAGGAAGCGGGGGCGCGGATGCTGCGGGGCGGCGCCTTCAAGCCGCGCACCTCGCCCTACGAGTTCGGCGGACTGGGCCGGCGCGGGCTGGAATACCTGGCCGCGGCGCGCGCCGCCACCGGCCTGCCGATCGTCACCGAAGTGCTGCACCGCGACGAACTGGACCTGGTGGCGGAATATGCCGACGTGCTGCAAATCGGTTCGCGCAGCATGTACAACAATGCCCTACTCTTCGCCGCCGGCCGCCACCCCGCCGGCAAACCGATCCTGCTCAAACGCGCCTTCAGCGCCACGATCACCGAAGTGCTGGAAGCCGCCGAGCACATCCTCCTCGGTCGGTTCCAAGCCGGCCTCGACGAGCCGCGGTTGATCCTTTGCGAACGCGGCATCCGGCTGTTCAACGACCTGTTGCGTTTTTCATTCGACGTTTCGGCCATCCCCCACCTGCGGGCGCGAACGCCGCTGCCGGTCATCGCCGACCCGAGCCATCCGGCCGGCGACCGCCGGTACGTCGAGCCGCTGGCCCTCGCCGCGACAGCGGCCGGCGCCGACGGTCTGATCGTCGAGGTTTCCAATTACCCCTATCAGGCCTGGTGCGACTCGGCGCAGTGCCTCTCGATCGATGAATTTCGCCGGTTGACGGACAAGGCCAAAGTCATCGCCCGGACGGTCCGCGACTGA
- the aroB gene encoding 3-dehydroquinate synthase encodes MEWTLTTPTGTCRIALGAWLDRLSANLDPERTILVTDANVARLYAARFPAVPVAVLAPGEAHKTLEAVAALDERFLAQGVDRDWLVLAVGGGLVCDVAAFAAATYLRGLDCGLVPTTLLAQVDAGVGGKNGVNFHSFKNLIGTFRQPRFVFCDPDFLTTLPPEEWRSGMAEAVKHAAIADAGYFSFIESRAAGLRAPNTDLAGPLISASIAVKIAVVAADEREADRRRILNFGHTFGHAIEAVHGLPHGRAVALGMAAAARLSARLGLLSSAELSRLLDLLTALELTADPELDRAAVLEALRRDKKRYGEAVRFVLLRRLGQAEVREITLSELAAAWDHLWPRPVS; translated from the coding sequence ATGGAATGGACATTGACCACCCCCACGGGAACCTGTCGGATCGCGCTCGGCGCCTGGCTGGATCGACTGTCGGCGAACCTCGATCCCGAGCGCACAATCCTGGTCACCGACGCCAACGTCGCTCGGCTCTACGCCGCGCGCTTTCCCGCCGTTCCCGTCGCCGTTCTCGCGCCCGGCGAGGCCCACAAAACCCTGGAAGCGGTCGCGGCGCTCGACGAACGATTCCTCGCACAGGGCGTCGACCGCGATTGGCTCGTGCTGGCGGTCGGCGGCGGCCTGGTTTGCGACGTGGCGGCATTCGCCGCGGCCACCTATTTGCGCGGCCTGGATTGCGGGCTCGTGCCGACCACCTTGCTGGCGCAGGTCGACGCGGGCGTCGGCGGCAAGAACGGCGTCAATTTCCATTCATTCAAAAACCTGATCGGCACCTTTCGCCAGCCTCGTTTCGTGTTTTGCGACCCTGATTTCCTGACGACGCTGCCGCCGGAGGAATGGCGCAGCGGCATGGCCGAAGCGGTCAAACACGCCGCGATCGCCGACGCCGGCTATTTTTCGTTCATCGAATCGCGCGCGGCCGGCCTGCGGGCGCCCAACACCGATCTCGCCGGGCCGCTGATCAGCGCCTCGATCGCCGTCAAGATCGCGGTGGTGGCGGCGGACGAACGCGAGGCCGACCGCCGGCGCATCCTCAATTTCGGCCACACCTTCGGGCACGCGATCGAAGCCGTGCACGGACTGCCGCACGGCCGGGCGGTGGCCTTGGGCATGGCGGCGGCGGCGCGGCTTTCGGCGCGGCTCGGCCTTTTATCGTCCGCGGAGTTAAGCCGGCTGCTGGACCTGCTCACGGCGCTCGAACTGACCGCCGACCCTGAACTCGACCGCGCGGCCGTTCTGGAAGCGCTGCGCCGCGATAAAAAACGTTACGGCGAAGCGGTGCGGTTCGTCCTGCTGCGGCGCCTGGGCCAGGCTGAGGTCCGCGAAATCACGCTGTCGGAACTGGCGGCGGCATGGGATCACCTCTGGCCGCGGCCGGTAAGCTGA
- the aroA gene encoding 3-phosphoshikimate 1-carboxyvinyltransferase, translating into MKSVQPATVDGAVAAPPSKSMMLRAVALGALAPGRSRLDNPTYCDDARAVLGAAQALGAEVETRADAVFIAGGGRPRAARIDCGESGLCLRLFAAVAALFAEPLTLTGRGSLLRRPLPGVEETLAALGATATATNGLPPLIVCGPLAGGKATLDGSETSQFLTGLLIALPLLPRDSRLTVNRLVSQPYVELTLRMTRQAGAEIAVSPDGRQYDIRGGAVYRPQQWRIEGDWSGAAFLMAAGALAGRVAVRGLDPESAQADRALLDILPRFGADVENRVGEIVVRRRERRAFAADLTDCPDLAPPLVALAVHAAGRSVLRGARRLLSKESNRAAALTEEFGKLGARIEWRDDELLIDGCGLNGGDAQCHDDHRIAMALAVAALAGGGEVRLAGDECVAKSYPAFFADLERLTRRNP; encoded by the coding sequence ATGAAATCCGTTCAGCCCGCAACCGTTGACGGCGCGGTCGCCGCGCCGCCATCCAAGAGCATGATGCTGCGCGCGGTGGCGCTCGGCGCGCTGGCGCCGGGGCGGTCGCGCCTCGACAACCCGACGTACTGCGACGACGCGCGGGCCGTGCTCGGCGCGGCGCAAGCCCTCGGCGCCGAGGTGGAGACGCGGGCCGACGCGGTGTTCATTGCCGGCGGCGGCCGGCCGCGCGCCGCGCGAATCGATTGCGGCGAATCGGGCTTATGCCTGCGGCTGTTCGCGGCCGTCGCCGCGCTGTTCGCCGAACCCCTCACCCTCACCGGCCGGGGCTCGCTGCTTCGCCGGCCGCTGCCGGGCGTGGAAGAAACACTGGCGGCGTTGGGCGCCACGGCGACCGCCACGAACGGCTTACCACCGCTGATCGTGTGCGGGCCGCTGGCCGGCGGCAAGGCTACGCTGGACGGTTCGGAAACGTCGCAATTTCTGACCGGCCTGCTGATCGCCCTGCCGCTCCTGCCGCGCGACAGTCGCCTGACCGTCAATCGCCTGGTCAGCCAACCCTACGTCGAGCTGACCTTGCGAATGACGCGGCAGGCCGGCGCGGAGATCGCGGTCTCGCCCGACGGCCGGCAATACGACATTCGCGGCGGCGCGGTGTATCGACCCCAACAATGGCGGATCGAGGGCGACTGGTCCGGCGCCGCATTCTTAATGGCCGCCGGCGCGCTGGCCGGGCGGGTCGCCGTGCGGGGCTTGGACCCCGAATCCGCGCAGGCCGATCGGGCCCTGCTGGACATTCTGCCGCGCTTTGGCGCCGACGTGGAAAATCGCGTGGGGGAGATCGTCGTCCGGCGCCGCGAGCGACGGGCGTTCGCGGCCGACCTGACCGATTGCCCCGATCTCGCGCCGCCGCTGGTCGCACTGGCCGTGCACGCGGCGGGCCGGTCGGTGCTGCGCGGCGCGCGGCGGCTGCTGAGCAAGGAAAGCAACCGGGCCGCCGCGTTGACCGAGGAGTTCGGCAAGCTGGGCGCCCGGATCGAATGGCGCGACGACGAACTGTTGATCGACGGCTGCGGCTTGAACGGCGGCGACGCGCAATGCCACGACGATCACCGCATCGCGATGGCGCTGGCGGTCGCGGCCCTGGCCGGCGGCGGCGAGGTGCGCCTCGCCGGCGACGAATGCGTGGCCAAATCGTACCCGGCGTTTTTCGCCGACCTGGAGCGGCTCACGAGGAGAAACCCATGA
- a CDS encoding chorismate synthase, with protein MNSFGRLFRLSIWGESHGEAVGVLIDGCPAGLPLAPDDFEPDLARRRPGRAGTTARRESDPVRLISGVFQGKTTGAPLLIHLANQAADSSPYEEMKDTPRPGHADLSARIKFGGFQDYRGGGHFSGRLTAGLVAAGTVAKKLLPGVSFHAEILEIGGRRDYEELLAQAIAAGDSLGGLVECRLAGLPAGLGEPFFDSVESLIGHLAFAVPAVKGVEFGDGFAGAGRRGSEYNDPILAADGRAASNHAGGVNGGLTNGNEVVFRVAVRPTASIATPQPTIDLATGRPAELTITGHHDACIALRFPVILEAVGAIVLADLLLLEQRIPRVWR; from the coding sequence ATGAACTCGTTCGGGCGACTGTTTCGGCTTTCCATTTGGGGCGAATCGCACGGCGAAGCGGTCGGCGTGCTGATCGACGGCTGTCCGGCGGGCCTGCCGCTGGCGCCGGACGATTTCGAGCCCGACCTCGCCCGGCGTCGCCCCGGCCGCGCCGGCACGACCGCGCGGCGGGAAAGCGATCCGGTGCGGTTGATCAGCGGTGTCTTTCAGGGAAAGACCACCGGCGCGCCGCTGCTGATCCACCTCGCCAACCAGGCGGCCGACTCGTCGCCGTATGAAGAAATGAAGGATACGCCGCGGCCCGGCCACGCCGATCTGTCGGCCCGGATCAAATTTGGCGGCTTTCAGGATTACCGCGGCGGCGGGCATTTTTCCGGCCGCCTGACCGCCGGTCTGGTGGCGGCGGGAACGGTCGCAAAGAAGCTGCTGCCGGGCGTTTCATTCCACGCCGAAATCCTCGAAATCGGCGGCCGGCGCGATTACGAAGAGCTGCTGGCGCAAGCGATCGCCGCGGGCGATTCGCTGGGCGGCCTGGTTGAGTGCCGCCTCGCCGGATTGCCGGCCGGATTGGGCGAACCGTTCTTCGATTCGGTCGAATCGCTGATCGGCCACCTGGCCTTCGCCGTTCCGGCGGTCAAAGGCGTCGAGTTCGGCGACGGTTTCGCCGGCGCCGGCCGGCGCGGCAGCGAATACAACGACCCGATCCTCGCCGCCGATGGTCGCGCCGCGAGCAATCACGCGGGCGGCGTCAACGGCGGCCTGACCAACGGCAACGAGGTGGTCTTTCGCGTCGCGGTCCGGCCGACCGCCAGCATCGCGACACCGCAACCGACGATCGACCTCGCCACCGGCCGACCGGCGGAATTGACGATCACCGGCCACCACGACGCCTGCATCGCCCTGCGATTTCCGGTGATCCTCGAAGCGGTGGGCGCGATCGTCCTGGCCGATCTGCTGCTGCTCGAGCAGCGAATCCCCCGCGTTTGGCGATGA